Proteins from a single region of Ailuropoda melanoleuca isolate Jingjing chromosome 15, ASM200744v2, whole genome shotgun sequence:
- the AVIL gene encoding advillin isoform X2, protein MSLSSAFKAVGNDPGTITWRIEKLELALVPLSAHGNFYEGDCYVILSTRRAGSLLSQDIHFWIGKDSSQDEQTCAAVYTTQLDDYLGGSPVQHREVQYHESDTFHGYFKQGIIYKKGGVASGMKHVETNTYDVKRLLHVKGKRNIRATEVEMSWDSFNQGDVFLLDLGKVIIQWNGPESNSGERLKAMLLAKDIRDRERGGRAEIGVIEGDKEAASPELMKVLQDTLGRRSVIKPAVPDEIIDQQQKSNIMLYHVSDSAGQLAITEVATRPLVQDLLNHDDCYILDQSGTKIYVWKGRGATKIEKQTAMSKALNFIQMKGYPSSTNVETINDGAESAMFKQLFQKWSVKDQTVGLGKTFGVGKIAKVLQDKFDVTLLHTRPEVAAQERMVDDGTGAVEVWRIENLELVPVEHEWYGFFYGGDCYLVLYTYEVTGRPHHVLYIWQGRHASKDELAASAYQAVEVGRQFGGAAVQVRVTMGKEPRHFMAIFKGKLVIFEGGTSRKGNAEPDPPVRLFQIQGNDKSNTKAVEVPALASSLNSNDVFLLRTQAAHYLWYGKGSSGDERAMAKELASLLCEGTEDAVAEGQEPAEFWDLLGGKTAYADHKRLQQEILDVQPRLFECSNKIGRFVVTEITDFTQDDLNPGDVMLLDTWDQVFLWIGAEAKATEKESALEMAREYLSTHPGGRDTGTPTLIIKQGFEPPVFTGWFLAWDPHIWSARKSYEQLKEELGDAAAITRITADMRNATLTLNSEPKYYPIEVLLKNQNQELPEDVNPAKKENYLSEQDFISVFGITRGQFAALPGWKQLQMKKEKGLF, encoded by the exons ACGCGGAGAGCGGGCAGCCTCCTCTCCCAGGACATCCACTTCTGGATCGGGAAGGACTCCTCCCAGGATGAGCAGACCTGTGCGGCTGTCTACACCACACAGCTGGACGACTACCTGGGGGGCAGCCCTGTGCAGCACCGAGAGGTCCAGTACCATGAGTCTGACACCTTCCACGGCTACTTCAAGCAGGGCATCAT CTACAAGAAGGGGGGCGTGGCCTCTGGGATGAAGCACGTGGAGACCAACACCTATGACGTGAAACGGCTGTTACACgtgaaggggaaaagaaacatcAGGGCCACCGAG GTGGAAATGAGCTGGGACAGTTTTAACCAAGGTGATGTCTTCTTGCTGGACCTTGGCAAGGTCATCATCCAGTGGAATGGCCCAGAGAGCAACAGCGGGGAGCGCCTGAAG GCTATGCTTCTGGCAAAGGATATCCGGGACAGGGAACGAGGGGGCCGTGCTGAAATAGGCGTGATCGAGGGAGACAAGGAGGCTGCAAGTCCGGAGCTGATGAAGGTCCTTCAGGACACCCTTGGCCGGCGCTCTGTTATCAAGCCTGCCGTGCCTGATGAGATCATAGATCAGCAGCAGAAATCAAACATCATGTTGTACCA TGTCTCGGACTCAGCTGGGCAGCTGGCCATCACAGAGGTAGCAACGAGACCACTGGTCCAGGACTTACTGAACCACGAT GACTGCTACATCTTAGACCAAAGTGGAACCAAGATCTATGTGTGGAAAGGGAGAGGAGCCACAAAGATTGAGAAGCAGACGGCCATGTCTAAAGCCCTG AACTTCATCCAGATGAAGGGCTATCCCAGCAGCACCAACGTGGAGACCATTAACGACGGTGCTGAGTCGGCCATGTTCAAGCAGCTGTTCCAGAAGTGGTCAGTGAAGGACCAGACCGTGGGCCTGGGGAAAACGTTTGGTGTCGGTAAAATCG CTAAAGTTCTCCAGGATAAATTCGATGTGACTCTGCTGCACACCAGGCCGGAGGTCGCTGCCCAGGAAAGGATGGTCGATGACGGCACCGGGGCAGTTGAG GTCTGGAGGATTGAAAACCTGGAGCTGGTCCCCGTGGAGCATGAGTGGTATGGCTTCTTTTACGGCGGGGACTGCTATCTGGTTCTCTACACATACGAGGTGACTGGGAGGCCACACCACGTCCTGTACATCTGGCAG GGCCGCCACGCCTCCAAGGATGAGCTGGCGGCCTCGGCATACCAGGCGGTGGAGGTGGGTCGGCAGTTCGGCGGGGCGGCTGTGCAGGTCCGAGTCACCATGGGGAAGGAGCCACGCCACTTCATGGCCATCTTCAAAGGGAAGCTGGTCATCTTTGAG GGCGGGACTTCCAGAAAGGGGAATGCTGAGCCCGATCCGCCAGTAAGGCTCTTCCAGATTCAAGGAAATGACAAATCTAACACCAAAGCGGTAGAAGTTCCAGCCTTAGCCTCCTCCCTAAACTCCAATGACGTCTTTCTGCTGCGAACCCAGGCAGCACACTACCTGTGGTATGGCAAG GGGTCTAGCGGGGATGAGCGGGCGATGGCTAAGGAGCTGGCCAGCCTTCTCTGCGAGGGCACCGAGGACGCTGTGGCCGAGGGCCAGGAGCCGGCGGAGTTCTGGGACCTGCTGGGAGGGAAAACTGCCTATGCCGACCACAAAAG ACTACAGCAGGAAATCCTAGATGTGCAGCCTCGTCTCTTCGAATGTTCCAATAAGATTGGACGGTTCGTTGTCACTGAGATCACAGACTTCACCCAGGACGACCTGAACCCAGGTGATGTGATGCTCCTGGATACCTGGGACCAG GTGTTCTTGTGGATCGGGGCCGAGGCCAAGGCCACAGAGAAGGAGAGCGCCCTGGAGATGGCCCGGGAGTACCTGAGCACTCACCCCGGCGGCCGGGACACCGGCACACCAACGCTGATCATCAAACAGGGCTTTGAGCCTCCTGTCTTCACAGGCTGGTTCTTGGCCTGGGACCCTCATATTTGGAGC GCACGCAAATCCTACGAACAGTTAAAAGAAGAACTGGGAGATGCCGCTGCTATCACGAGAATCACTGCT GACATGAGGAATGCAACCCTCACCCTGAATTCTGAGCCAAAATATTACCCTATTGAAGTTCTGCTGAAAAACCAAAATCAGGAGCTGCCTGAGGATGTGAACCCTGCCAAAAAGGAG AATTACCTCTCTGAACaggattttatttctgtgtttggcATCACAAGAGGGCAATTTGCTGCTCTGCCTGGCTGGAAGCAGctccaaatgaagaaagaaaaggggcttTTCTAA